A DNA window from Dethiosulfovibrio faecalis contains the following coding sequences:
- a CDS encoding response regulator transcription factor, giving the protein MIPLIIADDHELFLEGVRDILSREEDLDVLALARTGQEALELTLQHHPDVVVMDVTMPKMNGIEASRRIKSSLEDVKILALSMHADKRLIAEILKAGASGYALKEGSSEELIRAIHIVSSGETYLSPKIASILMKDYLKLLDTAIPSQASLLSDREREVLSLLAKGSSTKEVASSLHISKNTVDTHRRRIMEKLDCGNIAELTRFAIREGLIDLG; this is encoded by the coding sequence TTGATACCGCTCATAATAGCTGACGATCACGAGCTGTTTCTGGAGGGAGTCAGGGACATACTCTCCAGAGAGGAGGACCTGGACGTGCTGGCTCTGGCCAGGACGGGACAGGAGGCCCTGGAGCTCACGCTACAGCACCATCCCGACGTGGTAGTCATGGACGTCACCATGCCGAAGATGAACGGCATAGAGGCCTCAAGAAGGATAAAGTCCTCCTTGGAAGACGTCAAGATATTGGCCCTCTCAATGCACGCCGACAAGAGGCTCATAGCGGAGATACTGAAGGCGGGAGCATCGGGATACGCCCTCAAGGAGGGCAGCTCGGAGGAGCTGATAAGAGCCATACACATAGTATCCTCCGGAGAGACCTACCTGAGCCCAAAGATAGCTTCCATACTGATGAAGGACTACCTCAAGTTGCTGGACACGGCGATTCCGTCACAAGCCTCGCTGCTGTCCGACAGGGAAAGAGAGGTGCTTTCGCTTCTGGCTAAGGGGTCCAGCACCAAGGAGGTGGCCTCCTCCCTCCACATCAGCAAGAACACTGTGGACACCCACAGGAGAAGGATAATGGAAAAACTGGACTGCGGAAACATAGCCGAACTGACCCGATTCGCCATAAGAGAAGGCCTCATAGACCTGGGATGA
- the grdC gene encoding glycine/sarcosine/betaine reductase complex component C subunit beta codes for MSRVAIKGSAYCLQHTPELGLHYGNTPHVERHSHGETDYLKKLPEHAQSFEQAKDYAPNMAYIGTLPLEDLENQAKPMYENRLSGADRYGKFGEIMPEDEFIGLMDICDVFDLVWIEKNFAASVKEKLSNHKFMTESMLARLEEGKDGAEIEADCDEKHGALPLYFGGKIVGCVRKGHEVDENLSAHVLLENIASKASAVLSLLHLLQNTGMKAEDVDFVIECSEEGAGDMCQRAGGNFAKAIAEIVGCKNASGCDVRGFCAGPVNAMIAGASQVAAEARSNVVVLAGGAVPKLYMNSKDHVKKELPALEDCLGSFAVLITPCDGVSPEMRLDAIGKHTVGAGASPQAVTQALTWEPLQKVGLDLADVDKFGAELHIPEITLPAGAGDVPMANIKMIAALAVMKKSIEKADMMNFVKEKGLPGFAHTQGHIPAGAPFIGQAAEWIKDGKIKRAMIIGKGSLFLARLTNLADGASFLIETPASADSVAAVSKDDVKNILLEALSEISDSLTK; via the coding sequence ATGTCACGTGTCGCAATCAAAGGATCAGCTTACTGTCTCCAGCACACCCCCGAGCTGGGACTCCACTACGGCAACACTCCCCACGTCGAGCGCCATTCTCACGGCGAGACCGATTACCTCAAGAAGCTCCCTGAGCACGCCCAGAGCTTCGAGCAGGCCAAGGACTACGCCCCCAACATGGCCTACATAGGCACCCTTCCCCTCGAGGACCTGGAGAATCAGGCCAAACCCATGTACGAAAACCGCCTTTCCGGCGCCGACCGCTACGGAAAGTTCGGAGAGATAATGCCCGAGGACGAGTTCATCGGACTAATGGACATATGCGATGTCTTCGACCTCGTATGGATCGAGAAGAACTTCGCCGCATCGGTTAAGGAAAAACTCTCTAACCACAAGTTCATGACCGAATCCATGCTGGCCCGCCTGGAGGAAGGCAAAGACGGAGCGGAGATAGAGGCCGACTGCGACGAGAAGCACGGAGCCCTTCCACTCTATTTCGGCGGTAAGATCGTTGGCTGCGTCAGAAAGGGACACGAGGTCGACGAGAACCTCAGCGCCCATGTCCTTTTGGAGAACATCGCCAGCAAGGCCAGCGCGGTACTATCTCTCCTACACCTTCTGCAGAACACAGGTATGAAGGCCGAGGACGTAGACTTCGTAATAGAGTGCTCCGAAGAGGGAGCCGGAGATATGTGCCAGAGGGCCGGAGGAAACTTCGCCAAGGCCATAGCCGAGATAGTGGGCTGTAAAAACGCCAGCGGATGCGACGTCAGAGGATTCTGTGCCGGACCGGTCAACGCCATGATAGCCGGAGCGTCCCAGGTCGCCGCGGAAGCTCGATCCAACGTGGTCGTCCTCGCCGGAGGAGCGGTTCCCAAACTGTACATGAACAGCAAGGACCACGTTAAGAAGGAGCTTCCCGCCCTGGAGGACTGTCTCGGAAGCTTCGCCGTTTTGATCACCCCCTGCGACGGAGTCAGCCCGGAGATGCGTCTAGACGCCATAGGCAAGCACACAGTCGGAGCAGGAGCCTCTCCTCAGGCCGTAACCCAGGCTCTTACCTGGGAGCCCCTCCAGAAGGTCGGTCTCGACCTGGCCGACGTCGATAAGTTCGGGGCTGAGCTCCACATACCGGAGATCACCCTGCCTGCCGGAGCGGGAGACGTTCCCATGGCAAACATAAAGATGATCGCTGCTCTTGCCGTCATGAAGAAATCCATAGAGAAGGCCGACATGATGAACTTCGTCAAGGAGAAGGGACTCCCCGGATTCGCTCACACCCAGGGACATATCCCTGCCGGAGCGCCCTTCATCGGCCAGGCAGCCGAATGGATAAAAGACGGGAAGATAAAGAGGGCCATGATAATAGGAAAAGGAAGCCTTTTCCTCGCCAGACTGACCAACCTGGCCGACGGAGCGTCCTTCCTGATAGAGACGCCCGCCTCTGCCGATTCCGTGGCGGCGGTGAGCAAGGACGACGTCAAGAACATACTTCTGGAGGCCCTCTCCGAGATCTCCGATTCCCTGACGAAGTAA
- a CDS encoding glycine/sarcosine/betaine reductase component B subunit — protein sequence MRLEMGNFHVKDIVFGDNTSYADGVLTVDKEELLSYVKEEEPGITTADLRVVKPGEMVRLCPVKEAIEMRCKVSGKSQGIFPGVTSPMGQAGHGRTHALKGCSLIVVGEHMGGFQDGVIDMGGKYQDQTIFGDMVNLVLVADTDENFERFEQQKKNKALRWGGMKLAEYIGQCVKEMEPEDVEVFDLPAVTDRTAEIDSLPGVVYVLQPQTQMEAMGYNTLIYGWDGNHMLPTFMHPNELLDGCMISGSFMPTSSKISTYEFGVNPVVKRLMAEHGKTINFLGVIMANLNVKMNEKDRCAKMIAQMAHNLGATGAIVAEEGYGNPDVDYTAALVELEKIGVKTVGISDEATGRDGGSQPLVSMNPMTDALVSTGNVSQVYDLEPMEVIGELEALARDGNSGGWEGCVKPDGSTTMENNGMFCCNHISGFSRKTCAEF from the coding sequence ATGAGACTTGAGATGGGTAATTTCCACGTGAAAGACATCGTCTTCGGAGACAACACCTCCTACGCCGACGGAGTTCTCACCGTCGACAAGGAGGAGCTGTTGAGCTACGTGAAGGAGGAGGAACCGGGGATCACCACCGCGGATCTCAGGGTAGTCAAGCCCGGAGAGATGGTGCGACTCTGCCCCGTCAAGGAGGCCATTGAGATGAGATGCAAGGTCTCCGGGAAGAGCCAGGGGATATTCCCCGGGGTCACATCTCCCATGGGCCAAGCGGGCCACGGCAGGACCCACGCCCTCAAGGGATGCAGCCTCATAGTAGTAGGAGAGCATATGGGCGGATTCCAGGACGGCGTTATCGACATGGGCGGGAAATACCAGGATCAGACCATCTTCGGAGACATGGTCAACCTCGTCCTAGTAGCGGACACCGACGAGAATTTCGAGAGGTTCGAGCAGCAGAAGAAGAACAAGGCCCTCCGATGGGGTGGGATGAAGCTCGCCGAGTACATCGGTCAGTGCGTCAAGGAGATGGAGCCCGAGGACGTCGAGGTTTTCGACCTTCCGGCCGTGACGGACAGAACCGCCGAGATCGATTCCCTTCCCGGAGTCGTCTACGTCCTTCAGCCTCAGACCCAGATGGAGGCCATGGGATATAACACCCTCATCTACGGCTGGGACGGCAACCACATGCTGCCCACCTTTATGCATCCCAACGAGCTTCTGGACGGCTGCATGATATCCGGCAGCTTCATGCCAACCTCCTCCAAGATCTCCACCTACGAATTCGGAGTAAACCCGGTGGTCAAGAGGCTTATGGCCGAACACGGCAAGACGATCAACTTCCTCGGGGTGATAATGGCGAACCTCAACGTCAAGATGAACGAGAAGGACCGTTGCGCCAAGATGATAGCTCAGATGGCCCACAACCTGGGAGCCACCGGAGCCATAGTAGCCGAGGAAGGCTACGGCAACCCCGACGTCGACTACACCGCCGCCTTGGTAGAACTGGAGAAGATAGGGGTCAAGACCGTCGGCATCTCCGACGAGGCTACCGGTAGAGACGGTGGATCTCAGCCTTTGGTCTCCATGAATCCCATGACCGACGCTTTGGTCTCCACCGGCAACGTATCCCAGGTCTACGACCTAGAACCTATGGAGGTAATAGGCGAGCTGGAGGCTCTTGCCCGAGACGGAAACTCCGGGGGCTGGGAGGGTTGTGTAAAACCCGACGGCTCGACCACCATGGAGAACAACGGTATGTTCTGCTGCAACCATATCAGCGGCTTTTCCAGAAAAACCTGCGCTGAATTTTAA
- a CDS encoding glycine/betaine/sarcosine/D-proline family reductase selenoprotein B, with protein MALKAIHYINQFFGQVGGEEAADSKPSFHSELVGCSNMLNQMMPDVEVTHTVVCGDNYVTGHTDEALGEIMSWLEKQEFDIFFAGPAFMAGRYGVGCGLVCKAVKERFDVPVITSMNEENPGVEQFKSEAYVFHGGRKATFMKEDMGKMATFAEKIAKGESLKPASEEGYFPRGVRFEMPHPEGRLASDRVVDMLIKKLGGESFTSELVIPKMDKIPPATPLKDLSKATIALVSSSGVVPVENPDRIQSASATKWGKYDISKLDKLPEGVFKTIHAGFDPAAMCAVPDRGVPVDAMRHWESEGKFGKLFDHYYVTVGTGTTQAYAAKFGKEIAQELKDAGVDAVVLTSTUGTCTRCGATMGKEIERSGIPVVVMCNLIDVAKTVGSNRMVQTVSVPYPLGDPEMSPEDEWALRKHRVGIALDSLTDEIQEPKVYPTKL; from the coding sequence ATGGCGCTGAAAGCAATTCACTACATAAACCAGTTTTTTGGTCAGGTCGGAGGCGAGGAAGCCGCCGACTCCAAGCCCAGCTTCCATTCCGAGCTGGTAGGATGCTCCAACATGCTTAACCAGATGATGCCAGACGTAGAGGTTACCCACACCGTCGTCTGCGGTGACAACTACGTGACCGGACACACCGACGAGGCCCTCGGAGAGATCATGTCGTGGCTCGAGAAGCAGGAGTTCGACATATTCTTCGCCGGACCAGCCTTCATGGCAGGAAGATACGGAGTGGGCTGTGGCCTGGTATGCAAGGCCGTCAAGGAGAGATTCGACGTACCGGTCATAACCTCCATGAACGAGGAGAATCCCGGGGTAGAGCAGTTCAAGTCTGAGGCCTACGTCTTCCATGGCGGCAGAAAGGCCACCTTCATGAAGGAAGACATGGGGAAGATGGCCACTTTCGCTGAGAAGATAGCCAAAGGAGAATCTCTCAAGCCCGCCTCGGAGGAAGGCTACTTCCCCAGAGGAGTCCGTTTCGAGATGCCCCATCCGGAGGGCAGGTTGGCCTCTGACCGAGTGGTGGACATGCTCATCAAGAAACTCGGAGGGGAAAGCTTCACCAGCGAACTGGTTATCCCCAAGATGGACAAGATTCCTCCGGCAACGCCTCTCAAGGACCTGAGCAAGGCGACCATCGCCCTGGTGTCCTCCAGCGGAGTCGTCCCGGTGGAGAACCCCGATCGGATACAGTCGGCATCCGCCACCAAGTGGGGAAAATACGACATATCCAAGCTGGATAAACTCCCAGAAGGAGTGTTCAAGACCATCCACGCCGGATTCGACCCCGCCGCCATGTGCGCCGTCCCCGACCGTGGTGTCCCGGTCGACGCCATGAGACACTGGGAGAGCGAGGGTAAATTCGGCAAGCTGTTCGACCACTATTACGTAACTGTAGGAACGGGAACAACCCAGGCCTACGCCGCCAAGTTCGGCAAGGAGATCGCCCAGGAGCTTAAGGATGCCGGGGTCGACGCGGTGGTCCTGACCTCCACCTGAGGCACCTGCACTCGTTGCGGTGCAACGATGGGAAAAGAGATAGAGCGCTCCGGAATCCCGGTCGTGGTAATGTGCAACTTAATCGACGTGGCCAAGACCGTGGGATCCAACAGGATGGTACAGACAGTGTCGGTCCCCTACCCCCTCGGGGACCCGGAGATGAGCCCCGAGGACGAATGGGCCCTGAGGAAACACAGGGTCGGCATCGCTCTGGACTCTCTCACCGACGAGATCCAGGAACCCAAGGTCTACCCGACTAAACTCTGA
- the grdD gene encoding glycine/sarcosine/betaine reductase complex component C subunit alpha: protein MSDVKKLIGGALSEIIEAARTGGPRVKVGLMAHGSEHGPEELAIGGRLAQQNNQGVQVVMIGPKVEGYDDLQWIETDPCDADISKAMEAAISDGTIAGAVALHYPFPMGVTTIGRVLTPAKGKDMIVASSTGTSAINRVEAMIRNAIYGIATAKAMGKTNPTVGILNVEGAQLVFKALNKLKGNGYDITFGESLRADGGSVLRGNDILAGAVDVCVCDTLTGNVLMKMFSSFNTGGSYEALGWGYGPSAGGGWSKVISIISRASGAPVIANAVAYNAEVAKGGHSEKVASEVAAAKKAGLEDIIKGILPKPECSEEVVAPPAEPTDEEIHGVDVLSIEDAVRELWKNKIYAESSMGCTGPVVKLPGKHMEKAKELLAQAGYL, encoded by the coding sequence ATGTCTGACGTTAAAAAACTGATCGGCGGAGCCCTTTCGGAAATAATCGAGGCGGCCCGCACCGGCGGTCCTAGGGTAAAGGTTGGACTGATGGCTCACGGAAGCGAGCACGGCCCGGAGGAGCTCGCCATAGGCGGAAGGCTGGCTCAGCAGAACAACCAGGGCGTTCAGGTGGTCATGATAGGCCCCAAGGTCGAGGGATACGACGATCTTCAGTGGATAGAGACCGATCCCTGCGACGCCGACATCTCCAAGGCAATGGAAGCCGCCATATCCGACGGAACCATAGCCGGAGCGGTGGCGCTCCACTATCCCTTTCCCATGGGGGTTACCACCATCGGGAGGGTACTGACCCCGGCGAAGGGCAAGGACATGATAGTAGCCTCCTCCACCGGCACGTCCGCCATAAACAGGGTCGAGGCCATGATAAGAAACGCCATCTACGGCATAGCCACGGCCAAGGCCATGGGCAAGACCAACCCTACGGTGGGAATACTGAACGTAGAGGGAGCCCAGCTGGTATTCAAGGCCCTCAACAAGCTCAAGGGAAACGGTTACGACATCACCTTCGGAGAGAGCCTAAGAGCCGACGGAGGATCGGTCCTAAGGGGCAACGACATACTGGCCGGAGCGGTGGACGTCTGCGTATGCGACACCCTCACGGGCAACGTCCTGATGAAGATGTTCTCCTCCTTCAACACAGGAGGATCCTACGAGGCCCTCGGATGGGGTTACGGTCCCTCCGCAGGAGGGGGATGGAGCAAGGTAATATCCATCATCTCCAGGGCATCCGGAGCTCCCGTCATAGCCAACGCGGTAGCATACAACGCGGAGGTCGCCAAGGGAGGACACTCGGAAAAGGTCGCTTCCGAGGTCGCCGCGGCGAAGAAAGCCGGACTCGAGGACATAATAAAGGGCATACTCCCCAAGCCGGAATGCTCCGAGGAAGTAGTAGCGCCTCCGGCAGAGCCTACCGATGAGGAAATCCACGGAGTGGATGTTCTCTCCATAGAGGATGCCGTAAGAGAACTCTGGAAAAACAAGATCTATGCGGAATCGTCCATGGGATGCACCGGACCGGTGGTCAAACTGCCGGGCAAACACATGGAAAAGGCCAAAGAGCTACTCGCACAGGCCGGATACCTGTAA
- a CDS encoding BCCT family transporter yields MSAKKDNSVFVISMGITMGVVLWGLFSPDSFGAFAGGLFNVLTDKFGWGYLLSMNLFVLFCIFIATSRFGKVRLGPDDSRPEFKTMSWFAMLFSAGMGVGLVFYGAAEPIYHFGSVPFGAEPGSVQAARDAIRISFFHWGLHPWAGYSVIALSLAFFQFRKNSPGLISSVFLPLVGEKGIKGPFGKTVDVLAIFATLAGITTSLGLGTLQLNSGLSQVFGIPKSLTVQIAIIAILAVLYTGSAVMGIEKGIKKVADFNLLICGILMFALFLVGPTLPIIESLMTGVGDYLSNVVSESFTMAPYGGEYKGFLSSWTLYYWAWWIAWAPFVGSFVARISRGRTIREFVAGVLIVPALGSFTWFAIFGTSALNLEITKNVQISQKILADMSTGVFEMYANYPLGTAMSMLMVVLITTFFVTSANSGTFVLSMYSTHGDLNPPKNKMAIWGVLMAALAIVLLMTGGLQNLQTISLAAAPPFAVIMVLACYCLYKGLLREEKEGRL; encoded by the coding sequence ATGAGTGCCAAAAAAGACAACTCTGTCTTCGTCATATCCATGGGGATAACCATGGGAGTCGTTCTTTGGGGCCTGTTTTCCCCCGATAGCTTCGGAGCCTTTGCAGGAGGGCTTTTCAACGTTCTGACCGATAAATTCGGATGGGGTTATCTGCTTTCGATGAACCTGTTCGTCCTGTTCTGCATCTTCATAGCCACCAGTCGTTTCGGAAAGGTCAGGCTCGGTCCGGACGACTCGAGACCGGAATTCAAGACCATGTCGTGGTTTGCCATGCTTTTCTCCGCCGGTATGGGAGTCGGGCTGGTTTTCTACGGAGCGGCGGAACCTATATACCACTTCGGATCGGTTCCTTTCGGGGCTGAGCCCGGATCGGTCCAGGCCGCCAGAGACGCCATCAGGATATCCTTCTTCCACTGGGGGCTACACCCCTGGGCGGGATATTCGGTCATAGCCCTCTCGTTGGCCTTCTTTCAGTTTCGCAAGAACTCGCCCGGACTCATCAGCAGCGTGTTCCTGCCTCTGGTAGGTGAAAAGGGGATAAAAGGCCCCTTCGGCAAAACCGTAGACGTCCTGGCGATCTTCGCCACCCTGGCGGGGATAACCACTTCTCTTGGACTAGGGACCCTTCAGCTTAACAGTGGCCTCAGCCAGGTGTTCGGGATCCCCAAAAGCCTGACGGTACAGATAGCCATAATAGCCATTCTGGCTGTGCTCTACACAGGTTCGGCAGTGATGGGGATCGAAAAAGGCATAAAGAAAGTGGCCGATTTCAATCTACTTATATGCGGCATATTGATGTTTGCCCTGTTCCTGGTGGGACCGACTCTTCCCATAATAGAGTCGCTCATGACAGGAGTTGGAGACTACCTCTCCAACGTCGTCTCCGAGAGCTTCACCATGGCTCCTTACGGAGGAGAGTACAAAGGATTCCTTAGCAGCTGGACCCTGTACTACTGGGCCTGGTGGATCGCCTGGGCTCCCTTCGTGGGATCCTTCGTGGCCAGGATATCCAGAGGTCGTACGATCCGAGAGTTCGTCGCCGGAGTTCTCATCGTCCCGGCCCTCGGAAGCTTCACCTGGTTCGCCATATTCGGAACCTCCGCTCTGAATCTGGAGATAACTAAAAACGTCCAGATCTCCCAGAAAATACTGGCCGATATGTCCACCGGAGTGTTCGAGATGTACGCCAACTACCCCCTTGGAACGGCCATGTCGATGCTAATGGTGGTGCTCATAACCACCTTCTTCGTGACCTCCGCAAACTCGGGAACATTCGTCCTGTCCATGTACTCTACTCACGGAGACCTGAACCCTCCGAAGAACAAGATGGCAATCTGGGGAGTGCTCATGGCCGCTCTAGCGATCGTGCTCCTGATGACCGGAGGACTTCAGAACCTTCAGACCATATCACTGGCAGCCGCTCCCCCGTTCGCCGTCATCATGGTGTTGGCCTGCTACTGCCTCTACAAGGGTCTTTTAAGGGAAGAAAAAGAGGGAAGACTGTAA
- a CDS encoding rhodanese-like domain-containing protein has translation MTAVNTKEFCKLMKQEGTFIVDVREAEQYADAHIKNAFNIPSDEVVECSEDLPKDEKILVVCGDGETSKTIAEELKGKGFDASYLEGGIEKGWKAFKLPTAHSCAT, from the coding sequence ATGACGGCAGTAAACACCAAGGAATTCTGCAAACTTATGAAACAGGAAGGCACGTTCATAGTGGACGTCAGAGAGGCGGAGCAATACGCAGACGCTCACATAAAGAACGCCTTCAACATACCTTCCGACGAGGTGGTCGAGTGCTCCGAGGACCTTCCCAAGGACGAGAAGATACTGGTCGTATGCGGAGACGGAGAGACCTCCAAGACCATTGCAGAAGAACTCAAGGGAAAGGGCTTCGACGCTTCCTACCTTGAGGGTGGAATCGAGAAGGGCTGGAAGGCATTCAAACTTCCAACCGCCCATTCCTGCGCCACCTGA
- a CDS encoding PAS domain-containing sensor histidine kinase: METRMKRQEKGLDELSYRIFFERTFDPISLYEVEAGKVRFIDVNPAYEEVMGTPKEDIVGKTFLEVWPDVEPCWHDIIMKCLNTEGSVHCESYCASIGKYLEAIAFPILPDRVSVIFLDRTRWKKSDEKLREKQKELLDYREELRELAAQLTLSEEKTRRSIAGQIHDSIGHSLVTLLHKLQSLRERGCSKEELDNAIESVETVIAQSRELIFQVSPPTLYDIGLNPALESLAEHLLAPQGISYDFQGGNLVHQADDRICVLLYQMTRELLINVIKHAKASHVSIRVHRGPGKIQVVVEDDGIGFPSPFTFKWGKLDGFGLFSIRERLHPIGGSIQIISEPGKGATVAMTAPLNMPSHGERGEPLDTAHNS; encoded by the coding sequence ATGGAGACCCGCATGAAAAGACAGGAAAAAGGGCTGGATGAGCTATCCTACAGGATATTTTTCGAGAGAACCTTCGACCCGATCTCCCTCTACGAGGTGGAGGCGGGGAAGGTTCGATTCATCGATGTGAATCCGGCCTACGAAGAGGTAATGGGGACACCCAAAGAGGACATAGTCGGCAAGACGTTCCTGGAGGTATGGCCCGACGTGGAACCCTGTTGGCACGACATCATCATGAAATGTCTCAATACGGAGGGATCGGTGCACTGCGAAAGCTACTGCGCCTCCATAGGCAAGTACCTGGAGGCCATAGCCTTTCCGATTCTGCCGGATCGGGTATCGGTGATATTCCTGGACCGTACGAGATGGAAAAAATCGGACGAAAAACTGAGGGAAAAACAGAAAGAGCTCCTGGACTACAGGGAGGAGCTCCGTGAATTGGCAGCTCAACTGACATTGTCGGAAGAGAAGACGAGAAGATCCATAGCCGGACAGATACACGATTCTATAGGACACTCTCTAGTGACTCTGCTCCATAAGCTACAGTCCCTCAGGGAAAGAGGCTGCTCCAAAGAGGAGTTAGACAACGCCATAGAATCGGTGGAGACTGTCATAGCCCAGAGCAGGGAACTGATATTCCAGGTGAGCCCCCCAACCCTCTACGATATAGGCCTCAACCCGGCCTTGGAATCTCTGGCAGAACACCTCTTGGCCCCTCAGGGAATAAGCTACGACTTCCAGGGGGGAAACCTCGTACACCAGGCAGACGACAGGATATGCGTCCTCCTATATCAGATGACCAGAGAACTGCTCATAAACGTCATCAAACACGCCAAGGCATCCCACGTATCGATAAGAGTCCACAGAGGCCCGGGAAAGATACAGGTCGTCGTAGAGGACGACGGGATAGGCTTCCCCTCTCCCTTCACCTTCAAATGGGGAAAGCTGGATGGGTTCGGGCTCTTCAGCATCAGGGAGAGACTTCACCCCATAGGGGGATCTATACAGATAATCTCCGAACCAGGCAAGGGAGCCACTGTAGCTATGACGGCACCTCTAAACATGCCGTCTCACGGAGAGAGAGGCGAGCCTCTTGATACCGCTCATAATAGCTGA
- a CDS encoding sulfurtransferase TusA family protein, whose translation MASETTVDARGLSCPQPVLETKKALDKASSDVVSILVDTETARNNVERFGKSKGWSATWEEQNGEYKVTFSRK comes from the coding sequence ATGGCTTCGGAGACTACGGTGGACGCCAGAGGGCTTTCCTGCCCTCAGCCTGTCCTGGAGACAAAAAAGGCCCTGGACAAGGCATCCTCTGACGTAGTGTCCATCCTGGTGGACACGGAGACGGCCAGAAACAACGTCGAGAGGTTCGGTAAGAGCAAGGGATGGTCGGCAACCTGGGAGGAACAAAACGGAGAGTACAAGGTCACGTTCTCCCGTAAATAG
- the thrC gene encoding threonine synthase, with protein MGVSLVCTGCGKQVDDEKAFRCPGCDGPLELPEIVGSRPGPWVPGETLIERYKDFFPFANGRADLSLGEGFTPLVRLDGLGKRMGLSSLLGKNEGANPTWSFKDRGTLAGVVHALESGYSRIGTVSTGNMAASVAAYGAKAGLETVILVGRGLPREKLGPIAMYGARLIKVDGDYGRLYYESLRLAKDRDIAFINSDAPFRVAGSRTIAYEICEQLNFTVPDWVLIPVSAGGNFRGIARGFREFFLSGLIDRVPRLMAVQADGCSPVVRAFEEGSPKVGRFDSPHTVAHAIENPFPPSGNEVLRLVRENGWSCRAVSEDSILDAQRELAMEGLFVQPASAVSLAALKDAVRDGLVESGQSAALVLTGSGLKYTAVFGQHDLTWEESTLENLGNALDRR; from the coding sequence ATGGGTGTTAGTTTGGTATGTACCGGATGTGGCAAGCAGGTCGACGACGAAAAAGCGTTTCGTTGTCCCGGTTGTGACGGTCCGCTGGAGCTACCGGAGATCGTCGGGAGCAGACCGGGCCCCTGGGTTCCCGGAGAGACCCTGATAGAGCGATACAAGGACTTTTTCCCTTTCGCAAACGGAAGGGCCGATCTCTCCTTGGGAGAGGGTTTCACCCCTTTGGTAAGGCTCGACGGACTTGGAAAAAGAATGGGGCTTTCTTCCTTGTTGGGAAAAAACGAGGGGGCGAATCCGACCTGGTCCTTCAAGGACAGGGGAACCCTTGCAGGGGTCGTACATGCCTTGGAGTCTGGGTACAGCAGGATAGGCACGGTATCCACCGGTAATATGGCCGCCTCCGTGGCGGCATACGGAGCCAAGGCCGGACTGGAGACGGTCATCTTGGTCGGAAGAGGTCTTCCCAGGGAGAAATTGGGGCCGATCGCCATGTACGGTGCCAGGTTAATAAAGGTGGATGGAGACTACGGTAGGCTCTATTACGAAAGCCTCAGGCTCGCCAAGGACAGGGATATAGCCTTCATAAACTCGGATGCCCCATTCCGGGTGGCCGGATCGAGGACCATCGCCTACGAGATATGCGAACAGTTGAACTTTACCGTGCCCGACTGGGTGTTGATACCTGTGAGTGCGGGAGGAAACTTCAGAGGAATAGCCAGGGGTTTCAGGGAATTTTTCCTATCCGGCCTGATAGACAGGGTGCCTAGGCTTATGGCGGTTCAGGCCGACGGCTGTTCTCCGGTCGTAAGGGCCTTCGAGGAGGGAAGTCCAAAGGTCGGCAGGTTTGACTCTCCCCACACAGTGGCCCATGCCATAGAGAATCCCTTTCCTCCCAGCGGCAACGAGGTCCTTCGCCTCGTCAGAGAGAACGGATGGAGCTGCCGGGCTGTCTCGGAGGATTCCATACTGGATGCCCAGAGGGAGCTGGCGATGGAGGGTTTGTTCGTGCAGCCTGCCTCGGCGGTCTCCTTGGCTGCCTTGAAGGATGCCGTCAGAGACGGTCTGGTCGAGTCAGGCCAGTCCGCAGCACTGGTGTTGACCGGAAGCGGCCTCAAATATACGGCGGTGTTCGGACAGCACGATCTGACCTGGGAGGAAAGCACCCTGGAAAATCTGGGAAACGCTTTGGACCGACGGTAA